One Rubripirellula amarantea DNA segment encodes these proteins:
- a CDS encoding MotA/TolQ/ExbB proton channel family protein gives MSSMPHAMGQFTPAQNFGQTQNYNNGAYQPAAYPQSQTGGIPAIPASSQEFAATDENAEVAAEPTPWQVPAFIQKISQGGWLMIPLGICSLIVLTLSFERMIALRRSRVIPRPFVRRFTECVEDGQLSYEEATAICEEFDCPVAEVFRAAVRRWGRPMFEVEQAVMDAGDRVADGLKRFLRVFHAISNVAPLLGLLGTVLGMIQAFEIISSQESMGRPEMLASGISVALITTAGGLSVAIPAYLAYMYFSSKSDRYLGEIDKLCQRVVDCISAEGLEENGNNRNRKKRAA, from the coding sequence ATGTCATCGATGCCGCACGCGATGGGACAGTTCACGCCAGCGCAAAACTTCGGGCAAACACAAAACTACAACAATGGTGCCTATCAACCGGCCGCGTATCCTCAATCGCAAACCGGCGGCATCCCTGCGATTCCCGCTTCCTCGCAAGAATTCGCGGCCACCGACGAGAATGCGGAAGTGGCAGCCGAGCCAACCCCATGGCAAGTTCCCGCCTTCATCCAGAAGATTTCACAAGGTGGGTGGTTAATGATCCCTTTGGGAATCTGTTCGCTCATTGTGTTGACTCTTTCGTTTGAACGCATGATCGCGCTACGCCGCAGCCGCGTGATTCCACGACCATTTGTGCGACGATTCACCGAATGTGTCGAAGATGGGCAACTCAGCTACGAAGAAGCCACCGCGATCTGCGAAGAGTTCGATTGCCCGGTCGCCGAAGTGTTTCGCGCTGCGGTTCGACGATGGGGTCGCCCCATGTTTGAAGTCGAACAAGCCGTCATGGACGCCGGGGACCGCGTCGCCGATGGACTCAAACGATTCTTGCGAGTCTTTCATGCCATCAGTAACGTCGCACCCCTGCTAGGACTGCTCGGTACTGTGCTGGGCATGATCCAGGCATTCGAAATTATCAGCAGTCAAGAATCGATGGGTCGCCCCGAAATGTTGGCCTCGGGAATCAGCGTCGCGCTTATCACCACCGCTGGTGGACTATCCGTTGCGATTCCAGCTTACCTCGCTTACATGTATTTCAGCAGCAAGTCCGATCGCTACTTGGGTGAGATCGACAAACTTTGCCAACGGGTCGTCGATTGTATTTCAGCCGAAGGTCTTGAAGAAAACGGCAACAACCGAAACCGTAAAAAGCGAGCGGCCTGA
- a CDS encoding prenyltransferase/squalene oxidase repeat-containing protein, which translates to MNVPAGFWEDSRLVYAVAAAAVALLLATIWLFRRREKTGRGAGIVCLILSIALHVALIFLVPLITSNGGATTASNETQNDPSDSEISFSTFDPNLDFETTSADDESSTIAPLPINSLADFAKAAPSPQPENEPNQDPLPAEETPASKTLAPSELVAAEMVTAEMAAALSSDALSDMFDEAFAMDDSIETPEPETEASLEPAMTAEHNAAATDAPQIQSQPHLKPQPQPSPPPTTRVTDLPDASATKANVPGAIANDFAARVGQAKTIALRQTGGDENTEAAVEAALAFLCRSQRSDGAWDPAASGAGRERAPLGMTRAGAGTKCESALTGLSLLALLGAGHTHQEGQHADHVYRGLAYLIQKQKPDGSLAGDATIYANTYSHGMAALAMGEAAAITQDPSAVDATNRAIGFTRRMQNPSTGGWRYKRGDPGDLSQLGWQAMVLDAGFRAGVTLDRNSIAGIERFLLSVRMGTTGGLASYRRGEAPSRTMTAEALATRLLIGEKVPAMEIREAENYLLAQLPGVGQDNYYYWYYATLALHQLQDDAWRKWNTALKDRLLSTQRPDGSWPDTTVWGGYGGTVYTTAMATLCLEAYYRHTIRDERPQVAQESTINSSPVNRR; encoded by the coding sequence TTGAACGTCCCCGCTGGTTTCTGGGAGGACTCGCGACTGGTCTACGCGGTCGCCGCCGCTGCCGTTGCGCTATTGCTCGCCACGATTTGGCTATTTCGTCGCCGAGAAAAAACCGGTCGCGGCGCTGGCATCGTCTGCCTCATTCTTTCGATCGCCCTGCACGTCGCGCTGATTTTCTTGGTCCCCCTCATCACATCTAACGGGGGCGCGACGACGGCGTCCAACGAAACGCAAAACGATCCTTCCGACAGCGAAATTTCGTTCTCGACGTTCGATCCTAACTTGGATTTCGAAACCACTTCGGCGGATGACGAATCATCGACCATTGCGCCGCTTCCCATCAACAGTTTGGCCGATTTTGCGAAAGCCGCACCGTCCCCCCAACCAGAAAACGAACCAAACCAGGATCCATTACCCGCTGAAGAAACACCAGCGTCCAAGACACTTGCCCCTAGCGAATTGGTGGCTGCCGAGATGGTCACCGCCGAAATGGCCGCAGCACTTTCAAGCGATGCGTTAAGCGACATGTTCGATGAAGCGTTCGCGATGGACGATTCCATCGAAACACCCGAACCCGAGACGGAAGCGTCGCTCGAACCAGCGATGACAGCCGAGCATAACGCTGCTGCAACCGACGCCCCGCAAATCCAATCTCAACCTCATCTCAAGCCCCAACCGCAACCTTCGCCACCACCCACCACTCGCGTCACCGATCTTCCGGATGCATCCGCCACGAAGGCGAACGTTCCCGGTGCAATAGCGAACGACTTTGCTGCTCGTGTGGGTCAAGCCAAAACAATCGCGCTACGTCAAACCGGTGGCGACGAAAACACAGAAGCCGCTGTGGAAGCAGCGCTTGCGTTTCTGTGTCGTTCGCAACGATCCGATGGAGCATGGGATCCTGCCGCTTCGGGTGCTGGCCGAGAACGTGCGCCCTTGGGAATGACTCGCGCGGGTGCCGGAACGAAATGCGAATCGGCGCTGACCGGACTTTCGCTGTTGGCCCTACTTGGCGCCGGACACACGCACCAAGAAGGTCAACATGCTGATCATGTCTACCGAGGACTAGCCTACCTTATTCAAAAGCAAAAGCCTGACGGATCGCTTGCCGGTGACGCAACGATCTACGCCAATACATACTCGCATGGGATGGCGGCGCTTGCGATGGGCGAAGCCGCTGCGATCACACAAGACCCATCGGCCGTCGATGCCACCAACCGCGCCATCGGATTCACGCGTCGCATGCAGAATCCTTCGACCGGCGGTTGGCGTTACAAGCGAGGCGATCCCGGTGACCTCAGCCAACTCGGCTGGCAAGCGATGGTACTTGACGCCGGCTTTCGTGCGGGAGTAACTCTCGATAGGAATTCGATAGCCGGGATCGAACGTTTTCTGTTGAGCGTTCGAATGGGAACAACCGGCGGCTTGGCATCCTATCGACGCGGCGAAGCCCCCTCGCGGACGATGACCGCCGAAGCACTCGCTACGCGGTTGCTAATTGGCGAGAAAGTTCCGGCGATGGAAATTCGCGAAGCCGAAAATTACTTGCTGGCTCAACTTCCGGGTGTGGGGCAAGACAACTACTATTATTGGTACTACGCCACGCTAGCCTTGCATCAATTGCAGGACGACGCTTGGCGAAAATGGAATACGGCACTCAAAGACCGTCTCCTTTCCACTCAGCGGCCCGATGGTAGCTGGCCCGACACGACGGTTTGGGGCGGCTATGGCGGAACCGTTTACACCACTGCAATGGCGACCCTGTGCCTGGAAGCCTACTACCGCCACACGATCCGCGACGAGCGTCCGCAAGTCGCTCAAGAATCAACGATAAACTCGAGCCCGGTGAATCGTCGATAG
- the smc gene encoding chromosome segregation protein SMC: MLKALELAGFKSFADRTRFDFPDGITVVVGPNGSGKSNIVDAMKWVLGSQSAKSLRGKDMSDVIFKGSQTRGPAGMAEVTIVFDNADGALPVDAPEVHVTRRVYRSGEGEYLINAQPVRLKDVKDLIRGTGIGIDAYSLIEQGKVDKMLNANAKDRRAIFEEAAGISRFKAKKIEAERRLARVQSNLTRLGDIVDEVASRLKSLRSQASKAERYRLATERMKELRLQIAWTDWINLSSELESAATELATAAARQTELEALRTEMTERRQAADAQLQNIADEARAVESERSSALGQIAQMEGRRDADQSAIVDLRKGVAASLRRARLLQAQAGSAAAELRGANERLEDYRLEMEAVRARSTEAETNRDKIQNEASEVRRQRDEVGRQHLAIVRKVADFQAQNQRIEQRVAEATRTLTNLARRLSTSQNYLATAQTEAEAATAKVKQLDEAIAATGKEVELADAKVSESRRMLQRRQEEVSALKMRLQGVTERQKVLSDLERRQEGVSGGVQAILKQIRQDKSPFAKQLHGMVAECFDVDVKVAPLIDAALGERSQYLIVDGGEIQQAILDGKLKLNHRVGLIRIDELPARRPGDRIRLDGLRGVLGRGDRMISCSPTLEPLARHLLSNTWLVDSLETALGLRKLSGAGLRFVTSNGELLENDGSTVVGPSAAAAGLVSRKSELNASENEIKHYQYQIGEAEAETQRLAARVDEEAAALGRIEVEHRGLITQRAAADAECRHTIERRQQQETICEEIEVEIAAATTLRDSATTERLSVQSQIQAGKQDVERLELETAELDEMLSETQTSLQTATAGVMSISVELARAEQKHEALAATLAQQKRDQSQREAAVAEVREQADLGRARIADLNTRILEASNRLAELQWDVDQSDIRLRELAGDAAEVRRTNRDILKASEQAIKDAAAASEALHTITARKDNAMLRRETLASRLLDDYQIDLQAEEPPEDFAEPEDRDAVENEIGDLRAQLQKTQSVNMEALEELEGLQARYDELHGQYQDLTAAKDSLQRIIGRINADSRRLFMDTLEAIRQNFQLLYRKSFGGGHADLILEESEDPLEAGVEIVATPPGKPSFNNSLLSGGEKALTAVALLMSIFKYRPSPFCVLDEVDAPFDEANIGRFVTVLNEFLDHSKFVVVTHSKKTMTAATTLYGVTMQESGVSKRVSIRFEDVSENGEISDGEAA, translated from the coding sequence ATGCTAAAAGCACTCGAGCTGGCCGGTTTCAAGAGTTTCGCGGATCGGACGCGTTTTGATTTTCCCGATGGGATCACCGTTGTGGTCGGTCCTAATGGCTCTGGAAAATCCAACATCGTTGATGCGATGAAGTGGGTGCTAGGGTCGCAGTCCGCCAAGAGCCTTCGCGGCAAGGACATGTCCGATGTGATCTTCAAAGGGTCTCAAACCCGCGGCCCCGCCGGAATGGCCGAAGTCACGATCGTTTTCGACAACGCCGATGGAGCGTTGCCCGTCGACGCACCTGAGGTTCACGTCACACGGCGAGTTTATCGCAGTGGCGAAGGCGAATACCTGATCAATGCTCAACCCGTTCGCTTGAAGGATGTCAAAGACCTGATTCGGGGCACCGGCATCGGAATCGATGCGTACAGCCTGATCGAACAAGGCAAAGTCGATAAGATGCTCAACGCTAACGCCAAGGATCGCCGTGCGATCTTTGAAGAAGCGGCGGGGATCAGTCGATTTAAAGCAAAGAAGATCGAAGCCGAACGCCGACTTGCCCGTGTGCAATCGAATCTGACAAGACTCGGGGACATCGTCGATGAGGTCGCATCGCGGCTAAAGAGTTTGCGATCGCAGGCCAGCAAGGCGGAAAGATATCGCTTGGCGACCGAGCGAATGAAAGAGCTTCGGTTGCAAATTGCCTGGACCGATTGGATCAACCTTTCGAGCGAACTGGAATCTGCTGCGACCGAACTGGCTACCGCGGCAGCTCGGCAAACGGAACTCGAAGCGCTTCGCACCGAAATGACCGAGCGGCGTCAAGCAGCGGATGCTCAGTTGCAAAACATCGCCGACGAGGCACGCGCGGTCGAATCCGAACGAAGCTCTGCACTCGGCCAGATCGCTCAAATGGAAGGTCGCCGCGACGCTGACCAATCCGCGATTGTCGATTTGCGTAAAGGCGTTGCAGCGTCGCTTCGACGTGCCAGATTGTTGCAAGCTCAGGCCGGATCGGCGGCTGCTGAATTGCGAGGCGCGAACGAACGGCTCGAAGACTATCGACTCGAAATGGAGGCTGTTCGGGCCCGCAGCACCGAAGCCGAGACGAATCGCGACAAAATTCAAAACGAAGCGAGTGAGGTTCGACGGCAACGTGATGAGGTAGGACGCCAACACCTTGCGATCGTTCGCAAAGTTGCCGACTTTCAGGCCCAGAATCAACGCATTGAACAACGTGTCGCCGAAGCTACCCGCACGCTGACCAATCTGGCTCGGCGATTAAGCACATCGCAGAATTACCTTGCGACCGCGCAAACTGAAGCGGAAGCGGCGACCGCGAAGGTGAAGCAACTCGACGAGGCCATCGCGGCGACGGGCAAGGAAGTCGAACTAGCCGACGCGAAGGTTTCCGAGAGTCGACGGATGCTGCAGCGCCGCCAAGAAGAGGTGTCCGCGCTAAAGATGCGACTGCAGGGAGTGACTGAGCGACAAAAAGTGCTCAGCGATCTTGAACGCCGCCAAGAAGGTGTGTCCGGTGGCGTGCAGGCCATCCTAAAGCAGATTCGTCAAGACAAGTCACCTTTCGCGAAACAACTTCATGGCATGGTGGCTGAGTGCTTTGATGTCGACGTTAAGGTCGCGCCGCTGATTGATGCCGCCCTGGGTGAACGTAGCCAATACCTGATCGTTGACGGTGGTGAAATTCAACAGGCGATCCTCGATGGCAAATTGAAACTCAATCATCGCGTAGGGCTGATTCGTATCGACGAACTGCCCGCCCGTCGTCCCGGCGATCGCATCCGTTTGGATGGCCTTCGCGGTGTGTTGGGACGCGGCGATCGAATGATTTCCTGCTCACCGACTTTGGAACCGCTTGCGCGGCACTTGCTAAGCAACACGTGGCTGGTCGATTCGCTGGAAACGGCTTTGGGGCTTCGGAAGTTAAGCGGCGCGGGCCTGCGTTTTGTTACGTCCAACGGCGAACTGCTAGAAAACGATGGTTCCACCGTGGTTGGCCCCTCCGCCGCAGCCGCTGGATTAGTCAGTCGAAAGAGCGAACTCAACGCATCCGAAAACGAAATCAAGCATTACCAATATCAGATCGGGGAAGCCGAAGCGGAAACGCAGCGTCTGGCTGCTCGGGTTGACGAAGAAGCGGCCGCACTGGGACGGATCGAAGTCGAACATCGCGGGCTCATCACACAACGTGCCGCCGCGGATGCCGAATGCCGACACACAATCGAACGACGACAGCAACAAGAAACGATTTGCGAAGAGATTGAAGTCGAGATTGCTGCGGCGACCACCTTGCGCGACAGTGCAACGACGGAACGTCTAAGTGTGCAGTCCCAGATTCAAGCCGGAAAGCAAGACGTTGAGCGGTTGGAACTTGAAACCGCTGAACTCGACGAGATGCTGTCGGAAACCCAAACGTCGTTGCAAACCGCGACTGCCGGAGTGATGTCGATCTCGGTGGAACTTGCCCGAGCTGAACAGAAACACGAGGCCTTAGCAGCAACTTTGGCTCAACAAAAACGCGACCAAAGCCAACGCGAAGCCGCCGTTGCTGAGGTTCGCGAGCAAGCCGACCTCGGGCGAGCTCGTATTGCCGATTTGAATACAAGGATCTTGGAAGCGTCGAACCGTCTTGCGGAATTGCAGTGGGACGTCGATCAAAGCGATATCCGGTTGCGAGAACTTGCCGGTGATGCAGCGGAAGTTCGCCGAACCAATCGCGACATCTTGAAGGCAAGCGAGCAGGCTATCAAAGACGCTGCCGCAGCTAGTGAGGCATTGCACACCATCACCGCGCGGAAAGATAACGCAATGCTGCGCCGCGAAACGTTGGCGTCACGGTTGTTGGACGATTACCAGATCGACTTGCAAGCCGAAGAGCCGCCGGAAGATTTTGCCGAGCCCGAAGACCGTGATGCGGTCGAGAATGAAATTGGCGACTTACGGGCACAACTTCAAAAAACGCAAAGCGTCAACATGGAAGCCCTCGAAGAACTCGAAGGTTTGCAAGCTCGCTACGACGAATTGCACGGGCAGTACCAAGACCTGACGGCTGCGAAAGATTCGCTGCAACGTATCATCGGTCGGATTAACGCCGATTCACGTCGCTTGTTCATGGATACGCTCGAAGCGATTCGACAAAACTTTCAATTGCTCTATCGCAAGTCATTCGGCGGTGGTCATGCCGACTTGATTTTGGAAGAGTCCGAGGATCCGCTCGAAGCCGGTGTCGAGATTGTTGCCACGCCGCCGGGCAAGCCGAGTTTCAACAACTCGCTGCTATCGGGTGGCGAGAAAGCGCTGACCGCTGTGGCTTTGTTGATGTCGATCTTTAAGTATCGACCAAGCCCGTTTTGCGTTCTCGACGAAGTTGACGCACCATTTGACGAAGCAAACATCGGTCGCTTTGTAACCGTGCTGAATGAGTTTCTTGATCACAGTAAGTTTGTGGTCGTCACGCACAGCAAGAAAACCATGACTGCTGCGACAACTCTTTACGGCGTGACAATGCAAGAATCCGGCGTTAGCAAACGCGTCTCGATCCGCTTCGAAGACGTCAGCGAGAATGGTGAAATCAGCGACGGCGAGGCTGCTTAG
- a CDS encoding ExbD/TolR family protein, which produces MSKRQNSEDVTINLTPMIDVVFLLVIFFMVGSKFSEAESRIKVNVPSVGEMKSLARVPDERVVAIAVDGTITLDESPITLDQLTRTLQSEHANYPGMRVAVRGEASGSVQQMVEVLHAVRVAGVDQIGIATQRMRR; this is translated from the coding sequence ATGTCCAAACGCCAAAACAGTGAAGACGTCACGATCAACTTGACGCCAATGATTGACGTCGTGTTCTTGCTCGTGATCTTCTTCATGGTCGGTAGCAAGTTCAGCGAAGCCGAAAGCCGAATCAAGGTGAATGTCCCTAGTGTGGGCGAAATGAAATCGCTGGCCCGGGTTCCTGACGAACGCGTGGTAGCGATCGCGGTCGATGGCACAATCACACTGGATGAGTCCCCCATTACGCTTGACCAGTTGACTCGAACTCTACAAAGCGAACACGCCAACTACCCTGGCATGCGAGTCGCCGTGCGTGGTGAAGCCAGTGGATCAGTGCAGCAGATGGTCGAAGTGCTGCACGCTGTGCGAGTGGCGGGAGTCGATCAGATCGGCATTGCCACCCAAAGGATGCGGCGTTGA
- the queG gene encoding tRNA epoxyqueuosine(34) reductase QueG, with amino-acid sequence MPGSLLPPHDPRRASASRSRINDKLEPGESSIDTQSLAQTIRQAASQQGFDLIGIAPAVDSAGFSDLAKWIDDGYAADMAYFADRLDAYRHPSGVLPGAKSILVMTLPYANDLTHHDLTHHDPKHHDQAGRGRLARYTWQGTDYHDVIHPKLKQLVTLVRQLAPHANARGVVDTAPIMEREIAQLAGLGWRGKNTLLLNKHRGSYFFLACLLLDIELPYSTPHVTDHCGTCTACLDACPTQAFPRPGVLDASKCISYLTIEHRDIIPTALRDGIGDWVFGCDVCQEVCPWNQKHASEQPDVSASAKTLDLVELFSLDDDAFRKRFRKTPLWRTRRRGVLRNAAIVLGNQRHRSAVEVLSHSLDDIDPIIRGAVAWALGKIGCTSAAPALADRLKIESDEIVQTEIGDALRKIR; translated from the coding sequence GTGCCTGGAAGCCTACTACCGCCACACGATCCGCGACGAGCGTCCGCAAGTCGCTCAAGAATCAACGATAAACTCGAGCCCGGTGAATCGTCGATAGACACGCAATCGCTCGCCCAAACGATTCGACAAGCAGCGTCCCAACAAGGCTTTGACTTGATCGGCATCGCGCCAGCAGTCGACTCGGCTGGCTTTTCAGATTTGGCGAAGTGGATTGACGATGGCTATGCCGCTGACATGGCCTACTTCGCCGATCGCCTGGACGCCTATCGACACCCCTCAGGCGTCCTTCCTGGTGCTAAATCCATTCTTGTGATGACGTTGCCTTACGCCAACGATCTCACGCACCACGATCTCACGCACCACGATCCCAAGCACCACGATCAAGCCGGCCGAGGCCGCCTAGCTCGCTACACTTGGCAGGGCACCGACTACCACGACGTTATCCACCCCAAGCTGAAGCAATTGGTAACGCTGGTCCGGCAACTTGCGCCGCACGCGAATGCTCGCGGTGTCGTCGACACGGCGCCGATTATGGAACGAGAAATTGCTCAGCTCGCCGGACTTGGGTGGCGAGGGAAGAACACGCTGTTGCTGAACAAGCATCGTGGCAGCTACTTTTTTCTAGCTTGCTTGCTACTCGACATCGAACTGCCGTACAGCACGCCGCACGTTACCGATCACTGCGGAACGTGCACCGCTTGCCTTGACGCTTGTCCCACGCAAGCGTTCCCTCGCCCCGGCGTTCTCGATGCGAGCAAGTGCATCAGCTATCTGACGATTGAACACCGCGACATCATTCCCACTGCTTTGCGAGACGGCATTGGCGATTGGGTATTCGGCTGCGATGTCTGCCAAGAGGTTTGTCCATGGAATCAAAAGCATGCGTCTGAACAGCCAGACGTCTCGGCATCAGCAAAAACGCTCGATCTTGTTGAACTGTTCTCGCTCGATGACGATGCATTTCGCAAACGATTTCGCAAGACGCCGTTGTGGCGAACGCGACGCCGCGGAGTATTACGAAACGCAGCAATCGTCTTGGGGAACCAAAGACACCGATCCGCGGTCGAAGTTCTTTCCCATTCGCTTGATGATATCGACCCCATCATCCGCGGCGCCGTTGCCTGGGCGCTGGGAAAAATCGGTTGCACAAGCGCGGCACCTGCGTTAGCCGATCGCCTCAAGATTGAATCCGACGAAATCGTTCAAACCGAGATCGGCGATGCGTTGCGGAAAATTCGCTAG
- a CDS encoding tetratricopeptide repeat protein, with protein MSPLPLNLHRLILLGAAHCLLSVGWACASDSALSQIEQAVAAGQLDSLSDQIQGIDWSETTPDRAIKTLVRTARAFEQAGNLDMAAKLYQEAGKQTHRGDTQTPQDGTTSRFANQRTVIQLALISVATRQNDHVQVISSLEELAANPHLIAAPQRQALLSLAFSMGASSLNEQNFDSAADAYRAAEALADEEQKATALLGQAWTTVLRATEPLQAAQQLGSFVERYPDHPDAAQATRVCAKCLTEVGRVDDAQRMLSDLLMRWPDSVPAKELVESHVGLGFDEIPESVRGWLLGQCEHSASLDWSATLMGLSIRVACQVGQADKAQLMAEKLARQDLSGQATTDLLDQLDDQDAEWLASMYVSPAPQLQVTSKVREAACRWAGRNEKWSMLAMAAQSESIDRATSGRSVAVERLFAESLMQTGKTSEAREWWSHIADTRNASDFATLLRCAEAETATGNDTSLAESRISLARQSCGDNEFAVTLVDLLAAELAIRRSRFDEARSLLENVIRGVGIDRHLRGRAQWLIGETFYLQNKFTDAINAYRSVEGVDPDGPWVAAALVQAGKSFEQLGRTREATVCYGTLLGRFADSPYSDAARKRMAAISPASTRDLSPPIRR; from the coding sequence ATGAGCCCTTTGCCGCTGAATCTGCATCGCTTGATCTTGCTCGGAGCGGCCCATTGCCTGCTGTCGGTTGGGTGGGCGTGCGCCAGTGACTCCGCTCTTTCGCAGATCGAGCAGGCGGTGGCGGCCGGACAACTTGATTCCCTCAGCGACCAAATTCAAGGTATCGACTGGTCCGAAACCACGCCCGATCGCGCGATCAAAACCTTGGTTCGAACCGCTCGGGCCTTCGAACAGGCTGGCAATCTGGACATGGCAGCAAAGTTGTACCAGGAAGCCGGCAAGCAAACTCATCGAGGCGATACGCAAACACCGCAAGACGGAACAACATCTCGCTTTGCGAACCAGCGAACCGTCATTCAGCTCGCTTTAATCTCGGTCGCCACTCGGCAAAATGACCATGTCCAAGTGATAAGCTCACTTGAAGAACTTGCAGCCAATCCCCACCTGATCGCGGCCCCCCAACGCCAAGCCCTTCTTAGTCTGGCGTTTAGCATGGGCGCTAGCTCGCTGAACGAACAAAACTTCGATAGTGCCGCTGATGCTTACCGAGCCGCCGAGGCGCTCGCCGACGAGGAACAAAAAGCCACGGCGCTGCTGGGCCAAGCCTGGACCACGGTACTGCGAGCCACCGAGCCTCTGCAAGCGGCGCAACAATTGGGATCTTTCGTCGAGCGTTACCCCGATCATCCCGATGCAGCGCAAGCGACCCGTGTTTGTGCCAAGTGTTTGACGGAAGTCGGCCGAGTCGATGACGCTCAACGAATGTTGTCCGACCTCCTGATGCGATGGCCCGACTCCGTTCCCGCGAAGGAGCTTGTCGAAAGTCACGTGGGTTTAGGTTTTGACGAAATTCCCGAATCGGTACGCGGATGGCTGCTCGGCCAATGCGAACACTCAGCAAGCCTTGATTGGTCTGCCACATTAATGGGACTGTCCATAAGAGTCGCATGCCAAGTCGGACAAGCTGACAAAGCACAACTCATGGCCGAAAAACTTGCCCGTCAAGATCTGTCAGGTCAAGCGACCACGGATCTGCTGGACCAACTCGATGACCAAGACGCCGAGTGGTTGGCGTCGATGTATGTTTCCCCCGCCCCGCAGTTACAAGTCACCAGTAAAGTTCGCGAAGCTGCTTGCCGGTGGGCCGGCCGCAACGAAAAATGGTCAATGCTAGCCATGGCCGCGCAAAGCGAATCAATCGACCGTGCAACCTCGGGACGTAGCGTAGCAGTCGAACGACTATTTGCTGAATCGCTGATGCAAACGGGCAAGACTTCCGAAGCGAGAGAGTGGTGGAGCCACATCGCCGACACCCGCAATGCTAGCGATTTCGCAACGTTGCTGAGGTGTGCCGAGGCGGAAACGGCCACGGGAAACGATACGAGCTTGGCTGAGTCACGAATCTCATTGGCGCGGCAATCGTGCGGCGATAACGAATTTGCCGTCACGTTGGTGGATCTGCTAGCCGCTGAATTAGCGATCCGGCGTTCACGTTTCGACGAAGCACGATCATTGCTCGAAAATGTGATCCGAGGCGTCGGCATCGACCGACATTTACGTGGGCGAGCTCAATGGTTAATCGGCGAAACCTTCTACCTTCAAAATAAATTTACCGACGCCATCAATGCTTATCGAAGCGTGGAAGGTGTTGACCCGGACGGGCCTTGGGTGGCCGCTGCATTGGTTCAGGCTGGGAAATCATTTGAACAATTGGGGCGGACACGAGAGGCCACGGTTTGTTACGGAACTCTTCTAGGCCGGTTTGCCGATTCGCCGTATTCCGATGCGGCACGCAAGCGGATGGCCGCGATTTCACCCGCATCCACCCGCGATCTATCTCCCCCGATAAGACGATGA